A genomic segment from Gammaproteobacteria bacterium encodes:
- a CDS encoding STAS domain-containing protein gives MSATRLQTADDGRLMLSGELSMATVPALLKQLDWRQGDAEIRIDLQGVERADSAGVALLIEWRRAAAQQQRSIDFQNIPSQMLAIARLSGVDELLALN, from the coding sequence GTGAGCGCCACCCGCCTGCAAACCGCGGATGACGGGCGCCTGATGCTGTCCGGCGAGCTGAGCATGGCGACGGTGCCCGCCCTGCTCAAACAGCTGGACTGGCGGCAGGGCGACGCGGAGATCCGTATCGATCTGCAGGGTGTCGAGCGTGCCGACAGCGCCGGCGTCGCGCTGTTGATCGAATGGCGGCGGGCCGCCGCGCAGCAACAGCGCAGCATCGACTTTCAGAACATCCCCTCCCAGATGCTGGCCATCGCCCGTCTTAGCGGTGTCGATGAGCTGCTCGCCCTGAACTGA
- a CDS encoding ABC transporter substrate-binding protein: MRNVVSKGLTRYAGWCLALGMLSAPALAIQAPQELVQQTTDQITSVLRAEQDKISADPNYLLQVVDDIVAPHFDFDRMSSWVLGKYWRTAKPDEKKRFASEFRTLLVRTYAKALNDNYDKKIDMLPAREQADGSQVTVRTEIQQSAGFPIPIDYKMHIKDDTWKVFDVSVDGISLVANYRTSFAQEIRKDGLEKLIERLAERNAPAVVTDGVKP; this comes from the coding sequence GTGAGGAATGTCGTGAGCAAGGGCTTAACAAGATATGCCGGCTGGTGTCTGGCGCTGGGTATGTTGAGCGCCCCGGCGCTGGCCATCCAGGCGCCGCAGGAGCTGGTACAGCAGACCACCGACCAGATCACCAGCGTGTTGCGCGCCGAGCAGGACAAGATCAGCGCCGACCCCAATTACCTGTTGCAGGTGGTCGACGATATCGTCGCGCCGCACTTCGATTTTGACCGCATGTCCAGCTGGGTGCTGGGTAAATACTGGCGCACCGCCAAGCCTGATGAGAAAAAGCGTTTTGCCAGTGAGTTTCGCACCCTGCTGGTGCGCACCTATGCCAAGGCCCTGAATGATAATTACGACAAGAAGATCGACATGCTGCCGGCCCGTGAACAGGCGGATGGCTCGCAGGTGACGGTGCGCACCGAGATTCAGCAGTCCGCCGGCTTCCCCATCCCGATCGACTACAAGATGCACATCAAGGACGACACCTGGAAGGTGTTTGATGTGAGCGTGGACGGCATCAGTCTGGTGGCCAATTACCGGACCTCGTTTGCCCAGGAGATCCGCAAGGACGGGCTGGAGAAACTGATCGAGCGGCTGGCCGAACGCAACGCACCCGCCGTGGTGACGGATGGCGTAAAACCGTGA
- a CDS encoding TolC family protein yields the protein MIRTPHSAAHNRLLPACCLLLALGAAQAETVVLDLPQSIERALNTDARIDEKKKLVEAARGLLAEARGGDDWSFNVNTFVGFAPSLRGGLFETTDSSGKTTVGIPDNAFDIDGLSPWYYVDFSFIKPLHTFGKIKHYSLAAAGNVQIKQGDVALQRGQTLLEVTRAYNGYLAARDTRLLLEDSLAKLESARELVQGWLDDGEGEAKQSDLYALQTGVALLQRYIAEATGFENIALAGLRMLTGVAPEDELELADKRLSPVELPRGELKALQAQALAQRPEIHQLAAGLQARREWMLAKKSESNPNLYTGVAGVISYSPLREDLSNVSAYDPFNSAGATPILGLKWEWASGRQPAQVAQAQAEMESTLALKSFAQQGIPFQVAEQYHTVHAHHGMVQNLYEGSRSGRRWMISSYADFEAGVERADKVISAFLGYIQAYGDYLKTVNDYNLHVARLRVVTGEFK from the coding sequence ATGATACGAACCCCTCATTCGGCAGCCCATAACCGCCTGCTGCCCGCCTGCTGTCTGCTGCTGGCGCTGGGCGCCGCCCAGGCGGAGACGGTGGTGCTGGACCTGCCGCAGTCCATCGAGCGGGCCCTGAACACCGATGCCCGCATCGACGAAAAGAAAAAGCTGGTGGAGGCCGCCCGCGGCCTGCTGGCCGAGGCCCGTGGCGGTGACGACTGGTCGTTCAATGTTAATACGTTTGTGGGCTTTGCGCCGTCCCTGCGCGGCGGCCTGTTCGAGACCACCGACAGCTCGGGGAAGACGACGGTGGGCATCCCGGACAACGCCTTCGATATCGACGGCCTGTCGCCCTGGTATTACGTGGATTTCTCCTTCATCAAACCCCTGCACACCTTCGGCAAGATCAAGCACTACTCGCTCGCCGCGGCCGGCAATGTGCAGATCAAGCAGGGGGATGTCGCCCTGCAACGTGGCCAGACCCTGCTGGAGGTCACCCGCGCCTACAACGGTTATCTGGCGGCCAGGGACACCCGCCTGCTGCTGGAGGATTCGCTGGCAAAACTCGAGTCGGCGCGTGAGCTGGTGCAGGGCTGGCTGGATGACGGCGAGGGCGAGGCCAAGCAGTCCGACCTGTATGCCCTGCAGACCGGCGTCGCCCTGCTGCAACGCTATATCGCCGAGGCGACCGGCTTCGAGAATATCGCCCTGGCCGGCCTGCGCATGCTCACCGGCGTGGCGCCGGAAGACGAACTGGAGCTGGCCGACAAGCGCCTGAGCCCGGTCGAGCTGCCCAGGGGCGAGCTGAAGGCCCTGCAGGCGCAGGCCCTGGCGCAGCGCCCCGAGATCCACCAGCTGGCGGCGGGCTTGCAGGCGCGGCGCGAATGGATGCTGGCGAAAAAGAGCGAGTCCAACCCCAATCTGTACACCGGCGTGGCGGGGGTGATCTCCTACAGCCCGCTGCGGGAGGATCTGTCCAACGTCAGCGCCTACGATCCCTTTAACAGCGCCGGGGCGACGCCCATCCTGGGTCTGAAGTGGGAGTGGGCCAGTGGCCGCCAGCCGGCCCAGGTGGCGCAGGCGCAGGCGGAGATGGAATCGACCCTGGCGCTGAAGTCCTTTGCCCAGCAGGGCATCCCCTTTCAGGTGGCCGAGCAGTATCACACCGTACACGCCCATCACGGCATGGTGCAGAACCTGTACGAGGGCAGCCGTAGTGGCCGGCGCTGGATGATCAGTAGTTATGCGGATTTTGAGGCGGGCGTGGAGCGGGCCGACAAGGTGATCAGCGCCTTTCTGGGCTACATACAGGCCTATGGCGATTATCTGAAAACGGTCAATGACTATAATCTGCACGTGGCCAGACTGCGCGTGGTGACGGGAGAGTTCAAGTGA
- the mlaD gene encoding outer membrane lipid asymmetry maintenance protein MlaD, with amino-acid sequence MMHSRSVQIWVGLFVVVGMAALLMLSMKVSNISAFTETEGFEVTANFANIGGLKVRSPVTMAGVVVGRVAKIGFDRQAYEAVVTLNIQNEYDNIPEDTSASIFTAGLLGEQYIGLDAGGAEEVLRAGSHLQLTQSAVVLEQIIGQFLVSQADKD; translated from the coding sequence ATGATGCATTCAAGATCGGTACAAATCTGGGTGGGCCTGTTTGTGGTGGTCGGCATGGCCGCCCTGCTGATGCTTTCCATGAAGGTGAGTAACATCAGCGCCTTTACCGAGACCGAGGGGTTCGAGGTGACCGCCAATTTCGCCAATATCGGCGGGCTCAAGGTGCGTTCGCCGGTGACCATGGCCGGGGTGGTGGTGGGGCGGGTCGCGAAGATCGGTTTTGACCGGCAGGCCTATGAGGCGGTGGTGACCCTGAATATCCAGAACGAATACGACAATATCCCCGAGGACACCAGCGCCAGCATCTTTACCGCCGGCCTGCTGGGCGAGCAGTACATCGGCCTGGACGCGGGGGGTGCCGAAGAGGTGCTCAGGGCGGGGAGCCATCTACAGCTGACCCAGTCGGCGGTGGTGCTGGAACAGATCATCGGCCAGTTTCTGGTGAGTCAGGCGGACAAGGACTAG
- the mlaE gene encoding lipid asymmetry maintenance ABC transporter permease subunit MlaE codes for MLILLQRLGAVTLGVAERIGRGHLFLLHVLTGFPALLPRFGMVITQLFSVGVLSFLIIAVSGLFVGMVLALQGYNTLVDFGATESLGVMVALSLVRELGPVVSGLLFAGRAGSALTAEIGLMKATEQLSALEMMAVDPLHRVVAPRLMAGILAMPLLAAIFSALGVVGGYFVAVGLLGVDDGAFWSQMQAKVDLYEDIVNGVIKSLVFGFVVTWIAVFEGYDTVPTSEGVSRATTNTVVHGSLAVLGLDFVLTALMFD; via the coding sequence ATGCTGATCCTGTTACAGCGGCTGGGGGCCGTCACCCTTGGCGTCGCCGAGCGCATTGGTCGGGGCCACCTGTTCCTGCTGCATGTGCTGACGGGTTTCCCGGCCCTGCTGCCGCGCTTCGGCATGGTGATTACGCAGCTGTTTTCGGTGGGCGTGCTGTCCTTTCTGATCATTGCGGTGTCGGGCCTGTTCGTGGGCATGGTGCTGGCCCTGCAGGGCTACAATACCCTGGTGGACTTCGGCGCCACCGAGTCGCTGGGCGTGATGGTGGCGCTGTCGCTGGTGCGTGAACTGGGGCCGGTGGTGTCCGGCCTGTTGTTCGCCGGCCGCGCCGGTTCCGCGCTCACCGCCGAGATCGGCCTGATGAAGGCCACCGAACAGCTGTCGGCGCTGGAGATGATGGCGGTGGATCCGCTGCACCGGGTGGTCGCGCCGCGCCTCATGGCGGGCATTCTGGCGATGCCCCTGCTGGCCGCCATCTTTAGCGCCCTGGGTGTGGTCGGCGGGTATTTTGTGGCCGTGGGTCTGCTGGGCGTGGACGACGGCGCCTTCTGGTCGCAGATGCAGGCCAAGGTGGATCTGTATGAGGATATCGTGAACGGCGTCATCAAGAGCCTGGTGTTCGGTTTTGTGGTGACCTGGATCGCGGTGTTCGAGGGTTATGACACCGTACCCACCTCGGAGGGCGTGAGCCGCGCCACCACCAATACCGTGGTGCATGGCTCGCTGGCCGTGCTGGGGCTGGATTTCGTGCTGACGGCGCTGATGTTTGATTAA